The Choristoneura fumiferana chromosome 5, NRCan_CFum_1, whole genome shotgun sequence region CAATGCAAGAGCTAATCCACATGTTGAATTCAGACTTGCTTCAGTTATTGCTTGATATACTTTTACAGCTTCATCATATTTGTCCATCCTCAGTAATATTCTTCCCATATTTAAAAGAGTTATATTTCtattatcatcatctacataTAGCAATGCCTTTTCATATGATTTAAATGCAGCTCCTATAAGACCAAATCTTTCTTGTAGTATTCCAAGCATAGTGCATGCACATGCATCGTTTGGTTTAAAACTAGAATACCACTCAATCAAATCAATTGCATATGGTATTGCATGGAGACCATCTATGACATACTTGTATTCTGGGTTTTCTTTATAGTTATTAGTCTTTTTCAATGTGCGACACACCCAATCAGCATATCCAAGTACACTTTCAGGGTGGTAGCCAAGACGAGATGCATGTCTGAAAAGGTCCATTGCTTCTTCTTCACGGATTACTTCAGCTATTAATGCCTGACCAACCCAACTAAGGGGATATGACGGGAGAGTGGACTGCCCGCGCCAAAAGCAGTAGTTTGACAATTTATAAAGTTTTAGTTTAAGATACAGTGTCCCCAAATTGCACCATATTTTAGCTACTGACCACTTTCGAGTTACTTGCAAAGCTTTAATAAAACAATGTTGTGCAAGatcatattttttgataaataaacatattttccCCAGTAAATTCCAATTTCTCCAAATATTTGGTTTCTCTTTGATGCATTTGAGTGTCAAGTTATAAGCAATGTGGCAGTTAGCAAGTTTCTTACTTTCTTGATAAAATGCAAAATATGTAGATGCTAGCTCATATGAAGCAGATTGCTGATTCCTTTTAGCCACAATTGAATAACAAGCAATTGCCTTTGGATAAATGTCAACCTtctcttttttcaaaatttcttcATCAGATTCTGTTATTAAATCTTTCATGTACACAAATGCATACTTATTTGGTAAAGTAGTGACAAACATTAAAGTGTCTGCTAAAAGTTTCCAAAGACAAACAAATTGTTTTTCCTTCTGTAGTGCTTGAAGTAGATAAACTACAGCTTTCTGAGCACAGTCTCTAGCACTGCCATAAACTTTACCTGTTAACTTCTTTTTGGCAATTCTTATCCATGTTTCTGCTATTCCTTTCAGAGCAAGCATAGAATAAGGATcaatttttaataccttttcATAGGTAGCAATGGCATCTTCATACTGTGTTAAGAGAGAGTGTATATTTCCTATTTTAGTCAGGCAGTGTGAACTCTTGTTTGGATCAGCCACCATCACTTTATTATAAGCCCTCAATGCTGAGGTATAAGATCCTCTAGAGTAGTAAGCATCTGCCAAACATTCAAAAGCAGTTATGTTTCCTTGATCACTTTTAATAACATTGCGGAACTGTACAACAGCATTCTCCCACAATCTTTTCTTCATATAGTGCAGGCCTAATCTTAAACTCAACCAAGACTCTTGGGTCTGCACATTCTTTTCGGCAGCAGTAAGCAGCTCAAAATCAGCTTCACTGAGTTCCAATTTAACATAAATTTCACTTagcattttagttatttttatgctTGTACTGTCTAGACTGTGTGCCTTTTCAAAGCATTTTTTAGCTTTTTCTAAATCCTGTTTGTGTTCACAATAGAAATGTCCCAAGTACAGAAAAGTTTCAGGATGATATGGGTTCAATTTTGCAGCTTTGAGTAAATTAATTTGACTTTTTTCATATTCCTTTAGTTTCCAAAAAGCTTTGCCCAAGTAGAACAAATTTAAAGAGTCATTAGTTGTATTTTCAAGTAGTGTTGTGGTCTccttatattttttgtgttttaataaTGATAAGGCACAAAGCTGGAGATAGTATTCTGTTGATTTCAAGTTTGCAATTATTTGATCAGCAGGTTGATCAGTTTCAatagaacattctgcaagaagaGCTTGTTCACTGTTTGATAGGGTGTCTATTGGTATGTCTGATGCAGCAGAAATAGCATATTTCCACTTTTTTTGTTTAGCAAGAGATAAAAATAGgaacttttttaactttaaaataaaacttagttCCTTTGCTTTGGTAAGAAAGTTCGAAGCAAGTTTTTGTACAACAGgccatttttttaacatgaTTGCACATTTGATTATGAATGTTGCCTCAGTGATGTCTGCTTGATGATAATTTATCAGCGGTACACACTGCTTATAAGCTTCTAAATATTCTGATTTGTCAAAACTAATCATGCATCTCAGTAAACCAGGGAATTTTGAATTCTCAATACCCTCAATTATTTTTTCTACATACTCATCAATTGGTATGTCATGAAAGGAATCCTCTTCCACATATTTACTGCAAATATGTTTGCAGATCAACTCGCGTAATACAACATTATGCGAAAAGAATTTAAGGTGCATGATTTCATCCACTGCTTGAGCGTAATTACTTTTTTGTAGTATTACTTTGGCATAAAGCAACTCTAGGTTGTTACTTGGATCATTTATGTAGAATTCatcaagaatttttaaaatggatgGTATATCACCTTCTTTGGGAGGGACTTCTTTTTTGAGGAGTTCCAGCAGTT contains the following coding sequences:
- the LOC141428067 gene encoding superkiller complex protein 3; protein product: MADVKTLVKEARKLIDENKYKEAQECCKNILRKDKENYMALVLLGKSFQDASQAPMAYQKAIASKPEHPLAWLGLASYYERNEDESLKTKLFSIYDEILKLQIEEDKSLEIITKLGQLGCSLKNSDAITTIIQQCDKDPATKLSKAADLQLLELLKKEVPPKEGDIPSILKILDEFYINDPSNNLELLYAKVILQKSNYAQAVDEIMHLKFFSHNVVLRELICKHICSKYVEEDSFHDIPIDEYVEKIIEGIENSKFPGLLRCMISFDKSEYLEAYKQCVPLINYHQADITEATFIIKCAIMLKKWPVVQKLASNFLTKAKELSFILKLKKFLFLSLAKQKKWKYAISAASDIPIDTLSNSEQALLAECSIETDQPADQIIANLKSTEYYLQLCALSLLKHKKYKETTTLLENTTNDSLNLFYLGKAFWKLKEYEKSQINLLKAAKLNPYHPETFLYLGHFYCEHKQDLEKAKKCFEKAHSLDSTSIKITKMLSEIYVKLELSEADFELLTAAEKNVQTQESWLSLRLGLHYMKKRLWENAVVQFRNVIKSDQGNITAFECLADAYYSRGSYTSALRAYNKVMVADPNKSSHCLTKIGNIHSLLTQYEDAIATYEKVLKIDPYSMLALKGIAETWIRIAKKKLTGKVYGSARDCAQKAVVYLLQALQKEKQFVCLWKLLADTLMFVTTLPNKYAFVYMKDLITESDEEILKKEKVDIYPKAIACYSIVAKRNQQSASYELASTYFAFYQESKKLANCHIAYNLTLKCIKEKPNIWRNWNLLGKICLFIKKYDLAQHCFIKALQVTRKWSVAKIWCNLGTLYLKLKLYKLSNYCFWRGQSTLPSYPLSWVGQALIAEVIREEEAMDLFRHASRLGYHPESVLGYADWVCRTLKKTNNYKENPEYKYVIDGLHAIPYAIDLIEWYSSFKPNDACACTMLGILQERFGLIGAAFKSYEKALLYVDDDNRNITLLNMGRILLRMDKYDEAVKVYQAITEASLNSTCGLALALYKKGLYEESYSAYDTALHWLSNEDSEKADILVAMAGIVYMFKGADDAKTLLFHSIQVSQKKPTPYSLFAICSLGLIHSDQSLSKLAVSEMQKYDMDSNFGFDIGFLKSYVLLCNDNLDGAIKLLSDSLHDHPSNTLLWFCMAQYCLRESSKRARLASSCAQRALCLAHYGEGKCNPAEIISTASIAEHFAGNPARALFLAKEGLHMYPNQSEIWAALLFSLLPHKKWGERKDWLLAAAGHIRRHLEISRPLSRWVNLLEKRLSR